The window AGGATTGACGCTATATATGCGCTTTGTCATTGTTATGCAAGGAGCATCAAATCATGAGATTTTAGAAAGAATATACTGATTTACAGATACACCTTCCTCTGCTGATTTAATAACCAAGTTCTTGTGCACTTCCGCTGGTACACGTAAGGTTAAATTGCCTTTATATTTTTTCATTCCAAACGGTTCTGGGATTTTTTCATTTTCTTCATTCATCCATTCAATGGTATTTTTAACA of the Atribacterota bacterium genome contains:
- a CDS encoding toxin-antitoxin system HicB family antitoxin, whose amino-acid sequence is MKTHDLIEKYTYRVEWSEEDKIHIARCLEFPSLMAHGDTIEDGLKEIKEVVKNTIEWMNEENEKIPEPFGMKKYKGNLTLRVPAEVHKNLVIKSAEEGVSVNQYILSKIS